In Salipiger profundus, one genomic interval encodes:
- a CDS encoding carbohydrate ABC transporter permease: MTPAKLARRTGFWALVAVIVAQAVFPFYYAILTSFESGQAIFDVNYLPKVIDFANYRAAFEEGVFGRQILNSVFVATVVVVVSLVLAVTASYALARVPFRGRGKLLLLILSVSMFPQIAVLSGLFALVRAMGLFNSLWSLVFSYMIFTLPFTVWVLTTFMRKLPTEIEEAAIMDGARPLTIIRRVFLPLLWPALVTTGLLAFIHAWNEFLFALTFLSTDTQRTVPVAIALISGASEFEIPWGSIMAASVIVTLPLVALVLVFQRKIISGLTAGAVKG, encoded by the coding sequence ATGACCCCCGCGAAACTGGCCCGCCGCACGGGCTTCTGGGCGCTCGTCGCCGTGATCGTCGCGCAGGCGGTGTTCCCCTTCTACTACGCGATCCTCACCTCGTTCGAGAGCGGGCAGGCGATCTTCGACGTCAACTACCTGCCCAAGGTGATCGACTTCGCCAACTACCGCGCCGCCTTCGAGGAGGGCGTCTTCGGCCGGCAGATCCTGAACTCGGTGTTCGTGGCGACCGTGGTCGTCGTGGTCTCGCTGGTGCTGGCGGTGACCGCCTCCTACGCGCTGGCCCGGGTGCCTTTCCGCGGCCGCGGCAAGCTGTTGCTGCTGATCCTGTCGGTGTCGATGTTCCCGCAGATCGCGGTGCTGTCGGGGCTGTTCGCGCTGGTGCGCGCCATGGGGCTCTTCAACTCGCTCTGGAGCCTCGTGTTCTCCTACATGATCTTCACCCTGCCGTTCACCGTCTGGGTGCTGACCACCTTCATGCGCAAGCTGCCCACCGAGATCGAGGAAGCGGCGATCATGGACGGCGCGCGCCCGCTCACCATCATCCGGCGGGTGTTCCTGCCGCTGCTCTGGCCCGCGCTCGTCACCACCGGGCTGCTGGCCTTCATTCACGCCTGGAACGAGTTCCTCTTTGCCCTCACGTTCCTCTCGACCGACACCCAGCGCACGGTGCCCGTCGCCATCGCGCTGATTTCCGGGGCGAGCGAGTTCGAGATCCCGTGGGGCAGCATCATGGCGGCCTCGGTCATCGTGACCCTGCCGCTCGTGGCCCTCGTGCTCGTGTTCCAGCGCAAGATCATCTCCGGCCTGACCGCCGGCGCGGTGAAAGGATAA
- a CDS encoding carbohydrate ABC transporter permease, giving the protein MPQKTGLTRQRTRAAWMFLAPMLVVLAAVALYPLAQTIWFGFTDASLNDIDGAEWVGFRNYLEWLDYGNGEGEWLGLLADDRWWRAVWNTLKFAFVSVFFETAFGLVIALVLNAQFPGRAIVRTAVLVPWAIPTVVSAKLWGWMLHDQFGIINDMLMRLGLISAPVAWTATPDTAMAAVMMVDIWKTTPFMALLILAGLQMIPNDIYEAARLDGIGPVRVFRRVTLPLVLPALLVGVVFRALDALRVFDIVYVLTPNTDATRTMSLFARENLFDYDKFAYGSAASTLLFLIVAIITIGFIYATRMDLEGKEDR; this is encoded by the coding sequence ATGCCCCAGAAGACCGGCCTGACACGACAGAGGACCCGCGCGGCCTGGATGTTCCTCGCGCCGATGCTGGTGGTGCTCGCCGCCGTCGCGCTCTACCCGCTGGCCCAGACCATCTGGTTCGGCTTCACCGACGCCTCGCTCAACGACATCGACGGCGCCGAGTGGGTCGGCTTCCGCAACTACCTCGAGTGGCTCGACTACGGCAACGGCGAGGGCGAATGGCTCGGCCTGCTCGCCGACGACCGCTGGTGGCGTGCCGTCTGGAACACCCTGAAATTCGCCTTCGTCTCGGTGTTCTTCGAAACCGCCTTCGGGCTCGTCATCGCGCTGGTGCTGAACGCGCAGTTCCCCGGCCGCGCCATCGTGCGCACCGCCGTGCTGGTGCCCTGGGCGATCCCCACCGTGGTCTCGGCCAAGCTCTGGGGCTGGATGCTGCACGACCAGTTCGGCATCATCAACGACATGCTGATGCGGCTGGGGCTGATCTCGGCGCCGGTGGCCTGGACCGCCACGCCCGACACCGCCATGGCCGCCGTGATGATGGTCGACATCTGGAAGACCACGCCGTTCATGGCGCTGCTGATCCTCGCCGGGCTGCAGATGATCCCCAACGACATCTACGAGGCCGCCAGGCTCGACGGCATCGGCCCGGTCCGGGTGTTCCGCCGCGTGACCCTGCCGCTGGTGCTGCCGGCGCTGCTGGTGGGCGTGGTGTTCCGGGCGCTCGACGCGCTGCGCGTCTTCGACATCGTCTACGTGCTGACCCCCAACACCGACGCGACCCGCACCATGTCGCTCTTCGCGCGGGAAAATCTCTTCGATTACGACAAGTTCGCCTATGGCTCGGCCGCCTCGACGCTGCTGTTCCTGATCGTGGCGATCATCACCATCGGGTTCATCTACGCCACGCGCATGGACCTCGAAGGCAAGGAGGACCGCTGA
- a CDS encoding ABC transporter substrate-binding protein, producing MTTMRALAAGIAAATLSATALQATELNIVHGAVGKDQEVLRAALDRYEEETGNTVNIVSMPERTTDQFAQFKLWLSAGSEDIDVYRLDVIWAPQLADHFIDLTEPTADIIDRFVPAAVESQTVDGKLVALPMFLGAPALYYRADLLEKYGKEVPETWEELTATAREIMQAERDAGNDEMWGYVYQGAAYEGLTCNAMEWIASNGGGHVVEPDGEISVMNDKAIAALELAAGWVGDIAPDGVLNYAEEDARGVFQSGNAVFMRNWNYAYALVNGEDSPIRDGVEVTTLPAGDSGEGASILGGSHLGVARYSQHQDEAIELVRFLNNEESQRARAIESSRPPTLTALYEDEEIAEKQPFIPLWKPVIDNAIVRPAAPTKTDYNEVSSEVWTAAHDVMSGKMEAKSAIGRLNAKLQRLKGNGW from the coding sequence ATGACCACCATGAGAGCCCTGGCTGCGGGCATCGCAGCCGCCACGCTCAGCGCCACCGCGCTTCAGGCGACCGAGCTCAACATCGTGCACGGCGCCGTCGGCAAGGACCAGGAGGTGCTGCGCGCAGCCCTCGACCGCTACGAGGAGGAGACCGGCAACACCGTCAACATCGTCTCGATGCCCGAGCGGACCACCGACCAGTTCGCGCAGTTCAAGCTGTGGCTGAGCGCCGGTTCGGAAGACATCGACGTCTACCGGCTCGACGTGATCTGGGCGCCGCAGCTCGCCGATCACTTCATCGACCTGACGGAGCCCACCGCCGACATCATCGACCGGTTCGTGCCGGCGGCGGTGGAAAGCCAGACCGTCGACGGCAAGCTCGTGGCTCTGCCGATGTTCCTCGGCGCGCCGGCGCTCTACTACCGCGCCGACCTGCTGGAGAAATACGGCAAGGAGGTTCCCGAGACCTGGGAAGAGCTGACCGCCACCGCCAGGGAGATCATGCAGGCCGAGCGTGACGCCGGCAACGACGAGATGTGGGGCTACGTCTACCAGGGCGCCGCCTACGAGGGGCTGACCTGCAACGCGATGGAATGGATCGCCTCGAACGGCGGCGGCCACGTCGTCGAGCCCGATGGCGAGATCAGCGTGATGAACGACAAGGCCATCGCGGCGCTCGAGCTCGCGGCGGGCTGGGTCGGCGACATCGCCCCCGACGGCGTGCTGAACTACGCCGAGGAAGACGCCCGCGGCGTGTTCCAGTCCGGCAACGCGGTGTTCATGCGGAACTGGAACTACGCCTACGCGCTGGTCAACGGCGAGGACAGCCCGATCAGGGACGGCGTCGAGGTCACCACCCTGCCCGCCGGCGACAGCGGCGAGGGCGCCTCGATCCTCGGCGGCTCGCACCTGGGCGTGGCGAGATACTCGCAGCACCAGGACGAGGCCATCGAGCTCGTGCGCTTTCTCAACAACGAGGAAAGCCAGCGCGCCCGCGCCATCGAGAGCTCGCGTCCGCCGACCCTCACCGCGCTCTACGAGGACGAGGAGATCGCCGAGAAGCAGCCCTTCATCCCGCTCTGGAAGCCGGTGATCGACAACGCCATCGTGCGCCCGGCGGCGCCCACCAAGACCGACTACAACGAGGTCTCCTCGGAGGTCTGGACCGCCGCGCATGACGTGATGTCGGGCAAGATGGAGGCGAAATCCGCCATTGGCCGCCTGAACGCGAAGCTGCAGCGTCTCAAGGGCAACGGCTGGTAA